The segment AGGGCCTGTTTTCCCGCCGGTACGGTCAGCGGGGCGCCGAAGATCAGGGCAATGGAGATTATTGAAGAGCTTGAGCCGGAACGACGCGGCCCTTACGCCGGTGCGGTTGGATATTTCGGTTTTTCCGGGAATATGGATTTCTGTATCACGATCAGGACTTTTATTCTCAAGGGGAAGGATCTTTGGATCCAAGCGGGAGCCGGGATTGTTGCCGATTCCGACCCCCGGTCCGAATACCAGGAAACCATCAATAAATCCATGGGATTGCGCCGGGCGGTAGAGCTTGCCGAAAAGTGGACGGATATTACCGGAGCGGGCTGAAACTTATGATAGTGATCATCGATAATTACGATTCTTTTACCTACAACATCGTACAGACCATCGGCGGGCTCGGCGCCAGGATGGAGATCTTCAGGAATGACCAGGTCGGTATTGAACATCTCGCCTCGCTTGCTCCCGACCGGATTCTCATCTCCCCCGGTCCCTGCACTCCGGCCAAGGCCGGTATTTCCATCGAGACCATCAGGCATTTCGCGGGCAAAATCCCGATCCTCGGCGTCTGCCTCGGGCATCAGTCCATTGGTGAGGCCTTTGGCGGCAACACGGTCCGTGCCGGGCGGTTGATGCATGGGAAGACCAGCCCGGTGAGCCATGACGGCAAAGGCGTTTTCACCGGGCTGCCGTCGCCGTTTGACGCGATGCGCTATCATTCGCTGGTGATTGACCGGGCGACGCTGCCGGATTGTCTTGAAGTCACCGCGGTCTCCGATCAGGATGAGCTGATGGGGGTCCGGCACAAGACTCTGGCCGTTGAGGGCGTCCAGTTCCACCCGGAATCGATCATGACACCCGAAGGCGTCCGGTTGTTGAAGAATTTTATTTCTCCAGAATATGAGAAAATGCTCAGATAAGTGCGGAGGAAAGATGATTAAAGAAGCGATTGCCAAAGTCGTCACCGGAACCGATCTTGATGAGAATGAGATGGTGGCGGTGATGGATGAGATCATGAGCGGGGAGTGCACCCAGGCCCAGATCGGGTCCTTCATCACCGGCCTGCGGATGAAAGGCGAAACCATCGATGAGATTGTCGGGGCGGCCAAGGTCATGTGCGACAAGGCGTCCAGGGTTGAGGTGAAGGTGGCGGGTGAGGTGCTGGTCGATACCTGCGGCACCGGGGGTGACGGTTCCGGCACCTTTAATGTGTCGACTGCTTCGGCCTTCGTTGTCGCCGGCGCGGGGATCCCGGTGGCCAAGCACGGCAACCGCTCCGTTTCCAGCCATTGCGGCAGCGCAGATGTTCTGGAGGCGCTGGGCGTCGATCTTGCGCTCACCCCGGAAGAGGTCGGTGAATGCATCAGCCGGATTGGAATCGGTTTCATGTTCGCGCCGGTCATGCATGCGGCGATGAAGCACGCCATCGGGCCACGCCGGGAGATAGGTATCAGGACGGTTTTCAATATTCTCGGGCCGCTTACCAATCCCGCCGGGGCCAATGTTCAGGTGATGGGGGTGTTCGATCCCGGTCTCACCGAGAAGCTCGCGGCGGTACTGGGCAGACTCGGAGCGAGAAG is part of the Pseudomonadota bacterium genome and harbors:
- the trpD gene encoding anthranilate phosphoribosyltransferase; the protein is MIKEAIAKVVTGTDLDENEMVAVMDEIMSGECTQAQIGSFITGLRMKGETIDEIVGAAKVMCDKASRVEVKVAGEVLVDTCGTGGDGSGTFNVSTASAFVVAGAGIPVAKHGNRSVSSHCGSADVLEALGVDLALTPEEVGECISRIGIGFMFAPVMHAAMKHAIGPRREIGIRTVFNILGPLTNPAGANVQVMGVFDPGLTEKLAAVLGRLGARRALVVCGEGNMDEITITGSTRVSEWLDGSVRNYTVTPEEVGLSRATVADIKGEENAADAAAHIRRIVGGEEGPCLDMVLMNAGAAIMAAGRSADLKSGITLARQTVLSGAALARMDALITFGKS
- a CDS encoding aminodeoxychorismate/anthranilate synthase component II, which produces MIVIIDNYDSFTYNIVQTIGGLGARMEIFRNDQVGIEHLASLAPDRILISPGPCTPAKAGISIETIRHFAGKIPILGVCLGHQSIGEAFGGNTVRAGRLMHGKTSPVSHDGKGVFTGLPSPFDAMRYHSLVIDRATLPDCLEVTAVSDQDELMGVRHKTLAVEGVQFHPESIMTPEGVRLLKNFISPEYEKMLR